In the genome of Arachis hypogaea cultivar Tifrunner chromosome 9, arahy.Tifrunner.gnm2.J5K5, whole genome shotgun sequence, the window tcttttttttttggacgggGACCCGGGCCAACAAACTAGCCCAGGCCCAGAACAGAGATCCATGCCCCCCTAAACCGACCCGTTATGTCCCGAACCGACCCATTATCCAATGAAGAATCCTTCGATTGCTGCGAGAGTGAAACACTCAATTTCACTCCTGCTCCTTCGTGGTTCCTTCACAGCAGGTAGCCGGCGACCTTATTTGATCTTGCATGGTTGATGATGCCCCTGGAGTCAAGACGACTTGGACTCTTTCCATCTGCTCTGTCTTCGCACCATGTTATCTCCGAAGCAGCAACCAGGCTTCATCAACATGGCCTTCCATCATCGCCTGGCCAAGCTCCATCATACCATCTTCCTTATATCTCAGCCCATGATTCGCACTGTGGCTCCCCTGCCTCATAATCCCCCAGCCGCAACTTTAAAATAGCCCTGTCTTGGGTTGCATGTAGATCGTCTGTCTCAGATCCCTGATGATCTGGATGAAATCCTGATTTCCCTGTCTCATTGCCTGGTTCGAGCCTTTCCAATTCTGCCTAATCTCAACcttccttttgttcttttataattGTTGCTTTACATTTGGACCTCTTCTCTAATAATGCTCTGTATGTCTGCAGGTGGTTTGATGCTCCAACTCACTGGTAATGTTTCTGCTTCTGCTGCTTTCGCCACCGCATGGGCTAACCGATTTCCGTTTCTGGGGGTCCAAGTTACTCCCTTTTCAGGTGAAGTTTCCATTAGGATTCTAATGTCTTGAATTATTGCCAAAGCCTCTCCTAAATCTGTCTTGGATTTGATTGCTTGTACTAGCTTTAAATTGTCAGATTCAATTAAAATTCTGCCCATTTGTAAGTTGTTTACTATGATTAATGCTTGCCTTATTGCCTGAGCTTCTGCCATGATACTTGATCTAGCTTGAATTTTACCTGAGAATCCTAACATGATCCTTCCCCTGTGATTTCTTATAACTACAGCTATTGCTCCTGTTCCCGTGTCTTTCTTGAAGGCTGCATCAACATTAGCTTTTAGCCAATTCTCAGGGGGAGGTCTCCATTTCACCAGGTTAGTTTTCCATCTAATTATTTCTGTTTTGTGTGTTTGCTGCTTTTCTACTTGCTTGCAGTATGTTGCCTCTAGTGCTGTTGCCCTACAAATTGTCCATCTAGGATTAACCTCCTGTTGTTGGAACAACTTATTGTTCCTAGTTTTCTATATCTCCCACATGAGAAATCCTAGTTTGCTAACTCTCTTTTCCTGGTCTCCTCCACCCCCTGCTCTCAACCTCTTTATGCATTCGACCATCCACTTCCCGATTGAGCTAACAGTCTCCACTGTTGGGGTCCATTGGCACTCCGCTCCGAACCATGTGGCCCTGGCCTAGTCGCATAATAGCAAAGCATGTTCTACCATCTCTGAACTTTTTAAGCATATTTTGCATACTGGATCTAATGCCATCTTTCTTTTATATAAATTAGACCATACTGGTAATATATCATGGCATGCTTTCCATAAGAATATTTTGATCTTCTGGGGGACTTCCATTCTCCACACCTCCTTCCATATCTCCCTTTTATCCTCACTTGTTGATGGATTTTCATGTTTCCAGTTCTGCCCAATTCTTCTCGATGCATAATATCCTGTTCTTATTGAATAATTTTCATCTTCCCTCCATGGCCAATATAAGTGGTCCTCTTTGTTCATCACACTAACAGGGGTGCTGAGAATCTCTTTGCAAATATCTTGGGAAAACATGCTTTCGATCTTCCTTTTATTCCACCCTTCACCGTTTGCAATAAGGTCTTTAACCCTTGAGTCATCTGTGCTGTTTGAATTGAGAGGCCCACTCCTCCCAACTATCCAATTATCTTTCCAAATTCTAACTTTAGAGCCATTTCCTATGCTCCACTTTGCACTCTCCTTTAACAGTTCTCTTCCCTGTAATAAGCTTCTCCAGATCCATGACGCACCCTTTTTGCCCGATGCTGTCCAGAAGTTACCGTCCGGAAAGTAGATCGATTTCAAAGTTTGCACCCAGATTGCATTTGGGTTCTTTAATACTCTCCATGCTTGTTTTGCAAGGTAGgctaaattttgattttcaaGATCTTTAAACCCCAGTCCCCCATTGCTCTTGCTCTCAGTAATGCTCTCTCATTTCTTCCAATGGATGCCTCGTTCCTTCCCCGATGCTGCCCACCAGAATCTTGCAACCTTTGCGCAAATTCTCCTGCAAAAGCTTTTTGGGAGTTTTATGACATTCATGATATACGATGGCATAGCCTGAATTACAGCCTTTATTAGTATTTCTTTGCCTGCTTGATTCAGCAacctttctttccatccttctaGTTTATTCATGATCTTTTCTTCAATCCATGCTAGTGCCTTGTTCTGAGATCTTCCCCATATTGCTGGTAATCCCAGGTATTTTCCTGGCGTGTCCCATGTTGTCATTCCTAAAATCTCTTCTATGTCTACCCTCGTTTGTATCGGCACTTGGCTTTCAAAGGAAATGCCTGACTTGTTCATGTTGATTCTTTGTCCGGATGCCTCTGTGTATTCATTTAGCACAGTTATGATCTGAAATATCTCCTCTTCTTTCGCTTTCGCAAATATTATGCAATCGTCTGCAAATAACAGGTGAGTAAGAGTCGGAGCTGTTGGGGCTATCTTTAGGCCTGTTATTTTCCCTTTCGTTCTAGCCTCTTGCATAAGAGTCGTGAATACCTCAGCTGCTAAAATGAAAAGGTATGGGGATAATGGGTCCCCTTGTCGAAGACCTCTCTGAGGCTTAATCTTCTTCGATAGTTCTCCATTGACCTTGATCCTATAACTTGCGCTTCTTACGCATTTCATTACCAAATCAATCCATTTTTCGGCAAATCCGAATTTTCTGAGCACCATTTCAAGGAAATCCCATTCTAGCCTGTCATATGCCTTATTCATGTCTAACTTGATTGCTATATTTTGTGATCCctctcttcctttcttatttaggCTATGATAAACTTCTTGGGCAATTACAACATTATCTTGTATTAGCCTTCCTCCCACAAATGCACTCTGGGTTGGGGATACTATATCCTTGAGAAACCCTTTCAGCCTCAACACTATAACCCtggtaataattttataaataaaattgcagcAGCTGATTGGTCTTAATTGATTAAGTTCTTCCGGATCCTTGACCTTTGGAATTAAAACTACTATGGTTTCACCAATCTCTTCCGGTAAAAACCCATTCTGAAAGATTTCTTTGACTACTGCACATACCTCCTTCTTGATTATCTCCCAGTGCTTTTGATAGAACATTCCATTTAGGCCATCTAGTCCAGGAGCCTTGAGGCTGCCCATGCTAAAAACTGCTTTTCTGACTTCATCTTCTGTGACCTCTGAGATTAACTTCCTATTCATGTCTTCTGTGACCCTCCCTGGAATATTTCTTAAGGCTGGTTCACAGTTCCTATTGTTACTCGAAGTAAAAAGTGCGTCAAAACGCTCCTCGATGTGCCTCATAATTCCTTTCCTGTCCTATATCCAAGAACTCGCATCATTTCTCAACTTATCGATTCGGTTCCTTCCTCTTCTTTGAATGGTTGTGGCATGGAAAAAAGATATGTTCTTGTCTCCCCATTTTAGCCACTTTAACCTGGCTCTTTGTCCCCAATATTTTTCTTCCTATTTCCATAATGCTGCTATATTCTCTTTTACCTGCTGTATTTTCTCCTGCTTCTCTTGTGTTAGGTCTGACTCTTGTAACTTCTTTAATTCCTCCTTCAGCTTGTGGATTTCTTTATCTGCTCGTTTTAGTGTCCTCCTGCTCCACTTTTTAAGCTCCTCTTTA includes:
- the LOC140175154 gene encoding uncharacterized protein; amino-acid sequence: MENCKEELKKWSRRTLKRADKEIHKLKEELKKLQESDLTQEKQEKIQQDRKGIMRHIEERFDALFTSSNNRNCEPALRNIPGRVTEDMNRKLISEVTEDEVRKAVFSMGSLKAPGLDGLNGMFYQKHWEIIKKEVCAVVKEIFQNGFLPEEIGETIVVLIPKVKDPEELNQLRPISCCNFIYKIITRVIVLRLKGFLKDIVSPTQSAFVGGRLIQDNVVIAQEVYHSLNKKGREGSQNIAIKLDMNKAYDRLEWDFLEMVLRKFGFAEKWIDLVMKCVRSASYRIKVNGELSKKIKPQRGLRQGDPLSPYLFILAAEVFTTLMQEARTKGKITGLKIAPTAPTLTHLLFADDCIIFAKAKEEEIFQIITVLNEYTEASGQRINMNKSGISFESQVPIQTRVDIEEILGMTTWDTPGKYLGLPAIWGRSQNKALAWIEEKIMNKLEGWKERLLNQAGKEILIKAVIQAMPSYIMNVIKLPKSFCRRICAKVARFWWAASGKERAYLAKQAWRVLKNPNAIWVQTLKSIYFPDGNFWTASGKKGASWIWRSLLQGRELLKESAKWSIGNGSKVRIWKDNWIVGRSGPLNSNSTDDSRVKDLIANGEGWNKRKIESMFSQDICKEILSTPVSVMNKEDHLYWPWREDENYSIRTGYYASRRIGQNWKHENPSTSEDKREIWKEEVNPRWTICRATALEATYCKQVEKQQTHKTEIIRWKTNLVKWRPPPENWLKANVDAAFKKDTGTGAIAVVIRNHRGRIMLGFSGKIQARSSIMAEAQAIRQALIIVNNLQMGRILIESDNLKLVQAIKSKTDLGEALAIIQDIRILMETSPEKGVTWTPRNGNRLAHAVAKAAEAETLPGSHSANHGLRYKEDGMMELGQAMMEGHVDEAWLILRSSLLWWTPLWRVVVGAPIGPSGLPHGESIEEKTGFITPLSDWVAFKLADAVYLEHATVPFHEWVSWIFPRLYLLLSIHYDGEIVYDEKGSIVFRSGQPIITYMTPEVNNLTSSKNLILHSVGQQEYEVNPDDGDDADEEPPKIPDDGEEEEEINYYDDIQIALIQPVISRPYDWPDHFTRLNLEAMTFDWSFTQESPEQDQSNEL